In Ptychodera flava strain L36383 chromosome 21, AS_Pfla_20210202, whole genome shotgun sequence, a genomic segment contains:
- the LOC139121273 gene encoding DAZ-associated protein 1-like isoform X20 → MAQGEEIGKVFVGGLSWESSQDSLRQHFAKFGEVVDCVIMTDPVTQRSRGFGFVKFKDPTCVETVLSSGPHILDGRTIDPKACTPRSQQQKSRQTGSFTGRVKKVFIGGIPPNCNEDDINNFFSQFGKVTEFIMMYDQQQKRPRGFGFLSFENEDIVEKVCSIRYHTINGKTVECKKAEPRDSRPSHQNAHHQHPHGPPPMSVQGGPGWGPGMGRGGGPPHGQPHGGYGQGGWHAPPQPSGYGPPQGSWQPPNQAIGFGGQQGGFPAPGGRGGAHPPPAGTPVSFAAGGYASPPPGSYGPPPPGTYSAPPSGYGQPPTPQPQPTYGEKNKPGGGYSEKNQQGAAPAYGGYAGYTATQQQPDPYASQPGPGSYSNQPTAAGNYGNPPPSKDSSAASGTTGDYGANYGGGPYEVYNGVPSESSGSMGQSYAQEASGYGPQRVTFTNGYSAQAVPQVFLSLSSEVTHF, encoded by the exons ATGGCTCAGGGAGAAGAAATCGG GAAGGTTTTTGTAGGTGGCCTTAGTTGGGAGAGCTCCCAGGACAGTTTACGACAACACTTTGCAAAGTTTGGGGAGGTTGTAGACTGTGTCATCATGACGGATCCAGTCACACAGAGATCGAGAGGTTTTGGGTTTGTGAAATTTAAAGATCCAACATGTGTAGAGACTGTTCTATCAAGTGGCCCACACATTTTGGATGGAAGGACG ATTGACCCAAAGGCATGCACACCAAGAAGTCAACAGCAGAAGAGCCGACAGACAGGAAGTTTCACCGGACGAGTAAAAAAGGTGTTCATAGGCGGCATTCCTCCCAATTGCAATGAGGACGACATTAATAATTTCTTTTCACAGTTTGGTAAG GTAACAGAGTTCATCATGATGTATGATCAACAGCAGAAAAGGCCGCGTG GCTTTGGCTTTTTGTCGTTCGAGAACGAGGACATCGTGGAGAAAGTGTGCAGTATACGATACCACACCATCAATGGCAAAACG GTGGAGTGTAAGAAAGCTGAGCCACGAGATTCCAGGCCATCCCAtcaaaatgcacatcaccagcATCCTCACGGACCTCCTCCAATGTCTGTACAAGGTGGTCCAGGCTGGGGTCCAGGCATGGGACGAGGGGGAGGACCACCTCATGGACAGCCTCATGGTGGGTATGGCCAGGGTGGTTGGCATGCGCCCCCACAGCCAAGTGGATATGGCCCTCCACAAG GCAGTTGGCAACCCCCCAACCAAGCAATAG GGTTTGGAGGACAACAGGGTGGCTTCCCTGCTCCCGGAGGTCGAGGTGGGGCTCACCCACCTCCAGCAGGTACACCTGTTTCTTTTGCTGCAGGTGGCTATGCTAGCCCCCCTCCAGGCAGCTATGGACCCCCTCCGCCAGGCACTTACTCGGCACCACCAAGTGGGTATGGCCAGCCACCAACCCCCCAGCCACAGCCAACATATG GAGAAAAGAACAAGCCCGGTGGTGGTTATTCCGAGAAAAACCAGCAAG GTGCTGCCCCTGCTTACGGCGGATACGCTGGCTACACTGCCACACAACAGCAACCCGACCCGTACGCCAGCCAGCCTGGTCCCGGCAGCTATAGCAACCAACCAACAGCAGCTGGTAACTATGGCAACCCACCTCCCAGCAAAGATAGCAGTGCCGCCAGTGGCACTACTGGTGACTATGGTGCTAATTATGGTGGTGGGCCATATG AAGTTTACAATGGTGTTCCTTCAGAATCATCAG GGTCAATGGGTCAAAGCTATGCACAGGAAGCATCTGGATACGGGCCCCAGCGTGTGACTTTCACTAATGGCTACTCTGCACAGGCTGTGCCACAAG tatttttgtCCCTTTCTTCAGAGGTAACACATTTTTGA
- the LOC139121273 gene encoding DAZ-associated protein 1-like isoform X26 — protein sequence MAQGEEIGKVFVGGLSWESSQDSLRQHFAKFGEVVDCVIMTDPVTQRSRGFGFVKFKDPTCVETVLSSGPHILDGRTIDPKACTPRSQQQKSRQTGSFTGRVKKVFIGGIPPNCNEDDINNFFSQFGKVTEFIMMYDQQQKRPRGFGFLSFENEDIVEKVCSIRYHTINGKTVECKKAEPRDSRPSHQNAHHQHPHGPPPMSVQGGPGWGPGMGRGGGPPHGQPHGGYGQGGWHAPPQPSGYGPPQGSWQPPNQAIGFGGQQGGFPAPGGRGGAHPPPAGTPVSFAAGGYASPPPGSYGPPPPGTYSAPPSGYGQPPTPQPQPTYGEKNKPGGGYSEKNQQGAAPAYGGYAGYTATQQQPDPYASQPGPGSYSNQPTAAGNYGNPPPSKDSSAASGTTGDYGANYGGGPYGSMGQSYAQEASGYGPQRVTFTNGYSAQAVPQVFLSLSSEVTHF from the exons ATGGCTCAGGGAGAAGAAATCGG GAAGGTTTTTGTAGGTGGCCTTAGTTGGGAGAGCTCCCAGGACAGTTTACGACAACACTTTGCAAAGTTTGGGGAGGTTGTAGACTGTGTCATCATGACGGATCCAGTCACACAGAGATCGAGAGGTTTTGGGTTTGTGAAATTTAAAGATCCAACATGTGTAGAGACTGTTCTATCAAGTGGCCCACACATTTTGGATGGAAGGACG ATTGACCCAAAGGCATGCACACCAAGAAGTCAACAGCAGAAGAGCCGACAGACAGGAAGTTTCACCGGACGAGTAAAAAAGGTGTTCATAGGCGGCATTCCTCCCAATTGCAATGAGGACGACATTAATAATTTCTTTTCACAGTTTGGTAAG GTAACAGAGTTCATCATGATGTATGATCAACAGCAGAAAAGGCCGCGTG GCTTTGGCTTTTTGTCGTTCGAGAACGAGGACATCGTGGAGAAAGTGTGCAGTATACGATACCACACCATCAATGGCAAAACG GTGGAGTGTAAGAAAGCTGAGCCACGAGATTCCAGGCCATCCCAtcaaaatgcacatcaccagcATCCTCACGGACCTCCTCCAATGTCTGTACAAGGTGGTCCAGGCTGGGGTCCAGGCATGGGACGAGGGGGAGGACCACCTCATGGACAGCCTCATGGTGGGTATGGCCAGGGTGGTTGGCATGCGCCCCCACAGCCAAGTGGATATGGCCCTCCACAAG GCAGTTGGCAACCCCCCAACCAAGCAATAG GGTTTGGAGGACAACAGGGTGGCTTCCCTGCTCCCGGAGGTCGAGGTGGGGCTCACCCACCTCCAGCAGGTACACCTGTTTCTTTTGCTGCAGGTGGCTATGCTAGCCCCCCTCCAGGCAGCTATGGACCCCCTCCGCCAGGCACTTACTCGGCACCACCAAGTGGGTATGGCCAGCCACCAACCCCCCAGCCACAGCCAACATATG GAGAAAAGAACAAGCCCGGTGGTGGTTATTCCGAGAAAAACCAGCAAG GTGCTGCCCCTGCTTACGGCGGATACGCTGGCTACACTGCCACACAACAGCAACCCGACCCGTACGCCAGCCAGCCTGGTCCCGGCAGCTATAGCAACCAACCAACAGCAGCTGGTAACTATGGCAACCCACCTCCCAGCAAAGATAGCAGTGCCGCCAGTGGCACTACTGGTGACTATGGTGCTAATTATGGTGGTGGGCCATATG GGTCAATGGGTCAAAGCTATGCACAGGAAGCATCTGGATACGGGCCCCAGCGTGTGACTTTCACTAATGGCTACTCTGCACAGGCTGTGCCACAAG tatttttgtCCCTTTCTTCAGAGGTAACACATTTTTGA
- the LOC139121273 gene encoding DAZ-associated protein 1-like isoform X24 translates to MAQGEEIGKVFVGGLSWESSQDSLRQHFAKFGEVVDCVIMTDPVTQRSRGFGFVKFKDPTCVETVLSSGPHILDGRTIDPKACTPRSQQQKSRQTGSFTGRVKKVFIGGIPPNCNEDDINNFFSQFGKVTEFIMMYDQQQKRPRGFGFLSFENEDIVEKVCSIRYHTINGKTVECKKAEPRDSRPSHQNAHHQHPHGPPPMSVQGGPGWGPGMGRGGGPPHGQPHGGYGQGGWHAPPQPSGYGPPQGSWQPPNQAIGFGGQQGGFPAPGGRGGAHPPPAGTPVSFAAGGYASPPPGSYGPPPPGTYSAPPSGYGQPPTPQPQPTYGAAPAYGGYAGYTATQQQPDPYASQPGPGSYSNQPTAAGSMGQSYAQEASGYGPQRVTFTNGYSAQAVPQGGSYGDSSTYAATATQQAYPAQSETPQPTASATAAYGPGFERSAVPAANHMNVAQPYHPYRR, encoded by the exons ATGGCTCAGGGAGAAGAAATCGG GAAGGTTTTTGTAGGTGGCCTTAGTTGGGAGAGCTCCCAGGACAGTTTACGACAACACTTTGCAAAGTTTGGGGAGGTTGTAGACTGTGTCATCATGACGGATCCAGTCACACAGAGATCGAGAGGTTTTGGGTTTGTGAAATTTAAAGATCCAACATGTGTAGAGACTGTTCTATCAAGTGGCCCACACATTTTGGATGGAAGGACG ATTGACCCAAAGGCATGCACACCAAGAAGTCAACAGCAGAAGAGCCGACAGACAGGAAGTTTCACCGGACGAGTAAAAAAGGTGTTCATAGGCGGCATTCCTCCCAATTGCAATGAGGACGACATTAATAATTTCTTTTCACAGTTTGGTAAG GTAACAGAGTTCATCATGATGTATGATCAACAGCAGAAAAGGCCGCGTG GCTTTGGCTTTTTGTCGTTCGAGAACGAGGACATCGTGGAGAAAGTGTGCAGTATACGATACCACACCATCAATGGCAAAACG GTGGAGTGTAAGAAAGCTGAGCCACGAGATTCCAGGCCATCCCAtcaaaatgcacatcaccagcATCCTCACGGACCTCCTCCAATGTCTGTACAAGGTGGTCCAGGCTGGGGTCCAGGCATGGGACGAGGGGGAGGACCACCTCATGGACAGCCTCATGGTGGGTATGGCCAGGGTGGTTGGCATGCGCCCCCACAGCCAAGTGGATATGGCCCTCCACAAG GCAGTTGGCAACCCCCCAACCAAGCAATAG GGTTTGGAGGACAACAGGGTGGCTTCCCTGCTCCCGGAGGTCGAGGTGGGGCTCACCCACCTCCAGCAGGTACACCTGTTTCTTTTGCTGCAGGTGGCTATGCTAGCCCCCCTCCAGGCAGCTATGGACCCCCTCCGCCAGGCACTTACTCGGCACCACCAAGTGGGTATGGCCAGCCACCAACCCCCCAGCCACAGCCAACATATG GTGCTGCCCCTGCTTACGGCGGATACGCTGGCTACACTGCCACACAACAGCAACCCGACCCGTACGCCAGCCAGCCTGGTCCCGGCAGCTATAGCAACCAACCAACAGCAGCTG GGTCAATGGGTCAAAGCTATGCACAGGAAGCATCTGGATACGGGCCCCAGCGTGTGACTTTCACTAATGGCTACTCTGCACAGGCTGTGCCACAAG GAGGGAGTTATGGGGATTCCAGCACTTACGCAGCAACAGCCACTCAGCAAGCGTACCCTGCCCAGAGTGAGACTCCACAGCCGACAGCAAGTGCAACGGCTGCGTACGGACCTGGCTTTGAACGTAGTGCTGTCCCAGCCGCCAATCATATGAATGTAGCCCAACCTTATCATCCGTATAGACGATGa
- the LOC139121273 gene encoding DAZ-associated protein 1-like isoform X29, protein MAQGEEIGKVFVGGLSWESSQDSLRQHFAKFGEVVDCVIMTDPVTQRSRGFGFVKFKDPTCVETVLSSGPHILDGRTIDPKACTPRSQQQKSRQTGSFTGRVKKVFIGGIPPNCNEDDINNFFSQFGKVTEFIMMYDQQQKRPRGFGFLSFENEDIVEKVCSIRYHTINGKTVECKKAEPRDSRPSHQNAHHQHPHGPPPMSVQGGPGWGPGMGRGGGPPHGQPHGGYGQGGWHAPPQPSGYGPPQGSWQPPNQAIGFGGQQGGFPAPGGRGGAHPPPAGTPVSFAAGGYASPPPGSYGPPPPGTYSAPPSGYGQPPTPQPQPTYGAAPAYGGYAGYTATQQQPDPYASQPGPGSYSNQPTAAGNYGNPPPSKDSSAASGTTGDYGANYGGGPYGSMGQSYAQEASGYGPQRVTFTNGYSAQAVPQVFLSLSSEVTHF, encoded by the exons ATGGCTCAGGGAGAAGAAATCGG GAAGGTTTTTGTAGGTGGCCTTAGTTGGGAGAGCTCCCAGGACAGTTTACGACAACACTTTGCAAAGTTTGGGGAGGTTGTAGACTGTGTCATCATGACGGATCCAGTCACACAGAGATCGAGAGGTTTTGGGTTTGTGAAATTTAAAGATCCAACATGTGTAGAGACTGTTCTATCAAGTGGCCCACACATTTTGGATGGAAGGACG ATTGACCCAAAGGCATGCACACCAAGAAGTCAACAGCAGAAGAGCCGACAGACAGGAAGTTTCACCGGACGAGTAAAAAAGGTGTTCATAGGCGGCATTCCTCCCAATTGCAATGAGGACGACATTAATAATTTCTTTTCACAGTTTGGTAAG GTAACAGAGTTCATCATGATGTATGATCAACAGCAGAAAAGGCCGCGTG GCTTTGGCTTTTTGTCGTTCGAGAACGAGGACATCGTGGAGAAAGTGTGCAGTATACGATACCACACCATCAATGGCAAAACG GTGGAGTGTAAGAAAGCTGAGCCACGAGATTCCAGGCCATCCCAtcaaaatgcacatcaccagcATCCTCACGGACCTCCTCCAATGTCTGTACAAGGTGGTCCAGGCTGGGGTCCAGGCATGGGACGAGGGGGAGGACCACCTCATGGACAGCCTCATGGTGGGTATGGCCAGGGTGGTTGGCATGCGCCCCCACAGCCAAGTGGATATGGCCCTCCACAAG GCAGTTGGCAACCCCCCAACCAAGCAATAG GGTTTGGAGGACAACAGGGTGGCTTCCCTGCTCCCGGAGGTCGAGGTGGGGCTCACCCACCTCCAGCAGGTACACCTGTTTCTTTTGCTGCAGGTGGCTATGCTAGCCCCCCTCCAGGCAGCTATGGACCCCCTCCGCCAGGCACTTACTCGGCACCACCAAGTGGGTATGGCCAGCCACCAACCCCCCAGCCACAGCCAACATATG GTGCTGCCCCTGCTTACGGCGGATACGCTGGCTACACTGCCACACAACAGCAACCCGACCCGTACGCCAGCCAGCCTGGTCCCGGCAGCTATAGCAACCAACCAACAGCAGCTGGTAACTATGGCAACCCACCTCCCAGCAAAGATAGCAGTGCCGCCAGTGGCACTACTGGTGACTATGGTGCTAATTATGGTGGTGGGCCATATG GGTCAATGGGTCAAAGCTATGCACAGGAAGCATCTGGATACGGGCCCCAGCGTGTGACTTTCACTAATGGCTACTCTGCACAGGCTGTGCCACAAG tatttttgtCCCTTTCTTCAGAGGTAACACATTTTTGA
- the LOC139121273 gene encoding DAZ-associated protein 1-like isoform X4, with product MAQGEEIGKVFVGGLSWESSQDSLRQHFAKFGEVVDCVIMTDPVTQRSRGFGFVKFKDPTCVETVLSSGPHILDGRTIDPKACTPRSQQQKSRQTGSFTGRVKKVFIGGIPPNCNEDDINNFFSQFGKVTEFIMMYDQQQKRPRGFGFLSFENEDIVEKVCSIRYHTINGKTVECKKAEPRDSRPSHQNAHHQHPHGPPPMSVQGGPGWGPGMGRGGGPPHGQPHGGYGQGGWHAPPQPSGYGPPQGSWQPPNQAIGFGGQQGGFPAPGGRGGAHPPPAGTPVSFAAGGYASPPPGSYGPPPPGTYSAPPSGYGQPPTPQPQPTYGEKNKPGGGYSEKNQQGAAPAYGGYAGYTATQQQPDPYASQPGPGSYSNQPTAAGNYGNPPPSKDSSAASGTTGDYGANYGGGPYGSMGQSYAQEASGYGPQRVTFTNGYSAQAVPQGGSYGDSSTYAATATQQAYPAQSETPQPTASATAAYGPGFERSAVPAANHMNVAQPYHPYRR from the exons ATGGCTCAGGGAGAAGAAATCGG GAAGGTTTTTGTAGGTGGCCTTAGTTGGGAGAGCTCCCAGGACAGTTTACGACAACACTTTGCAAAGTTTGGGGAGGTTGTAGACTGTGTCATCATGACGGATCCAGTCACACAGAGATCGAGAGGTTTTGGGTTTGTGAAATTTAAAGATCCAACATGTGTAGAGACTGTTCTATCAAGTGGCCCACACATTTTGGATGGAAGGACG ATTGACCCAAAGGCATGCACACCAAGAAGTCAACAGCAGAAGAGCCGACAGACAGGAAGTTTCACCGGACGAGTAAAAAAGGTGTTCATAGGCGGCATTCCTCCCAATTGCAATGAGGACGACATTAATAATTTCTTTTCACAGTTTGGTAAG GTAACAGAGTTCATCATGATGTATGATCAACAGCAGAAAAGGCCGCGTG GCTTTGGCTTTTTGTCGTTCGAGAACGAGGACATCGTGGAGAAAGTGTGCAGTATACGATACCACACCATCAATGGCAAAACG GTGGAGTGTAAGAAAGCTGAGCCACGAGATTCCAGGCCATCCCAtcaaaatgcacatcaccagcATCCTCACGGACCTCCTCCAATGTCTGTACAAGGTGGTCCAGGCTGGGGTCCAGGCATGGGACGAGGGGGAGGACCACCTCATGGACAGCCTCATGGTGGGTATGGCCAGGGTGGTTGGCATGCGCCCCCACAGCCAAGTGGATATGGCCCTCCACAAG GCAGTTGGCAACCCCCCAACCAAGCAATAG GGTTTGGAGGACAACAGGGTGGCTTCCCTGCTCCCGGAGGTCGAGGTGGGGCTCACCCACCTCCAGCAGGTACACCTGTTTCTTTTGCTGCAGGTGGCTATGCTAGCCCCCCTCCAGGCAGCTATGGACCCCCTCCGCCAGGCACTTACTCGGCACCACCAAGTGGGTATGGCCAGCCACCAACCCCCCAGCCACAGCCAACATATG GAGAAAAGAACAAGCCCGGTGGTGGTTATTCCGAGAAAAACCAGCAAG GTGCTGCCCCTGCTTACGGCGGATACGCTGGCTACACTGCCACACAACAGCAACCCGACCCGTACGCCAGCCAGCCTGGTCCCGGCAGCTATAGCAACCAACCAACAGCAGCTGGTAACTATGGCAACCCACCTCCCAGCAAAGATAGCAGTGCCGCCAGTGGCACTACTGGTGACTATGGTGCTAATTATGGTGGTGGGCCATATG GGTCAATGGGTCAAAGCTATGCACAGGAAGCATCTGGATACGGGCCCCAGCGTGTGACTTTCACTAATGGCTACTCTGCACAGGCTGTGCCACAAG GAGGGAGTTATGGGGATTCCAGCACTTACGCAGCAACAGCCACTCAGCAAGCGTACCCTGCCCAGAGTGAGACTCCACAGCCGACAGCAAGTGCAACGGCTGCGTACGGACCTGGCTTTGAACGTAGTGCTGTCCCAGCCGCCAATCATATGAATGTAGCCCAACCTTATCATCCGTATAGACGATGa
- the LOC139121273 gene encoding DAZ-associated protein 1-like isoform X12 — translation MAQGEEIGKVFVGGLSWESSQDSLRQHFAKFGEVVDCVIMTDPVTQRSRGFGFVKFKDPTCVETVLSSGPHILDGRTIDPKACTPRSQQQKSRQTGSFTGRVKKVFIGGIPPNCNEDDINNFFSQFGKVTEFIMMYDQQQKRPRGFGFLSFENEDIVEKVCSIRYHTINGKTVECKKAEPRDSRPSHQNAHHQHPHGPPPMSVQGGPGWGPGMGRGGGPPHGQPHGGYGQGGWHAPPQPSGYGPPQGSWQPPNQAIGFGGQQGGFPAPGGRGGAHPPPAGTPVSFAAGGYASPPPGSYGPPPPGTYSAPPSGYGQPPTPQPQPTYGEKNKPGGGYSEKNQQGAAPAYGGYAGYTATQQQPDPYASQPGPGSYSNQPTAAEVYNGVPSESSGSMGQSYAQEASGYGPQRVTFTNGYSAQAVPQGGSYGDSSTYAATATQQAYPAQSETPQPTASATAAYGPGFERSAVPAANHMNVAQPYHPYRR, via the exons ATGGCTCAGGGAGAAGAAATCGG GAAGGTTTTTGTAGGTGGCCTTAGTTGGGAGAGCTCCCAGGACAGTTTACGACAACACTTTGCAAAGTTTGGGGAGGTTGTAGACTGTGTCATCATGACGGATCCAGTCACACAGAGATCGAGAGGTTTTGGGTTTGTGAAATTTAAAGATCCAACATGTGTAGAGACTGTTCTATCAAGTGGCCCACACATTTTGGATGGAAGGACG ATTGACCCAAAGGCATGCACACCAAGAAGTCAACAGCAGAAGAGCCGACAGACAGGAAGTTTCACCGGACGAGTAAAAAAGGTGTTCATAGGCGGCATTCCTCCCAATTGCAATGAGGACGACATTAATAATTTCTTTTCACAGTTTGGTAAG GTAACAGAGTTCATCATGATGTATGATCAACAGCAGAAAAGGCCGCGTG GCTTTGGCTTTTTGTCGTTCGAGAACGAGGACATCGTGGAGAAAGTGTGCAGTATACGATACCACACCATCAATGGCAAAACG GTGGAGTGTAAGAAAGCTGAGCCACGAGATTCCAGGCCATCCCAtcaaaatgcacatcaccagcATCCTCACGGACCTCCTCCAATGTCTGTACAAGGTGGTCCAGGCTGGGGTCCAGGCATGGGACGAGGGGGAGGACCACCTCATGGACAGCCTCATGGTGGGTATGGCCAGGGTGGTTGGCATGCGCCCCCACAGCCAAGTGGATATGGCCCTCCACAAG GCAGTTGGCAACCCCCCAACCAAGCAATAG GGTTTGGAGGACAACAGGGTGGCTTCCCTGCTCCCGGAGGTCGAGGTGGGGCTCACCCACCTCCAGCAGGTACACCTGTTTCTTTTGCTGCAGGTGGCTATGCTAGCCCCCCTCCAGGCAGCTATGGACCCCCTCCGCCAGGCACTTACTCGGCACCACCAAGTGGGTATGGCCAGCCACCAACCCCCCAGCCACAGCCAACATATG GAGAAAAGAACAAGCCCGGTGGTGGTTATTCCGAGAAAAACCAGCAAG GTGCTGCCCCTGCTTACGGCGGATACGCTGGCTACACTGCCACACAACAGCAACCCGACCCGTACGCCAGCCAGCCTGGTCCCGGCAGCTATAGCAACCAACCAACAGCAGCTG AAGTTTACAATGGTGTTCCTTCAGAATCATCAG GGTCAATGGGTCAAAGCTATGCACAGGAAGCATCTGGATACGGGCCCCAGCGTGTGACTTTCACTAATGGCTACTCTGCACAGGCTGTGCCACAAG GAGGGAGTTATGGGGATTCCAGCACTTACGCAGCAACAGCCACTCAGCAAGCGTACCCTGCCCAGAGTGAGACTCCACAGCCGACAGCAAGTGCAACGGCTGCGTACGGACCTGGCTTTGAACGTAGTGCTGTCCCAGCCGCCAATCATATGAATGTAGCCCAACCTTATCATCCGTATAGACGATGa
- the LOC139121273 gene encoding DAZ-associated protein 1-like isoform X27 — translation MAQGEEIGKVFVGGLSWESSQDSLRQHFAKFGEVVDCVIMTDPVTQRSRGFGFVKFKDPTCVETVLSSGPHILDGRTIDPKACTPRSQQQKSRQTGSFTGRVKKVFIGGIPPNCNEDDINNFFSQFGKVTEFIMMYDQQQKRPRGFGFLSFENEDIVEKVCSIRYHTINGKTVECKKAEPRDSRPSHQNAHHQHPHGPPPMSVQGGPGWGPGMGRGGGPPHGQPHGGYGQGGWHAPPQPSGYGPPQGFGGQQGGFPAPGGRGGAHPPPAGTPVSFAAGGYASPPPGSYGPPPPGTYSAPPSGYGQPPTPQPQPTYGEKNKPGGGYSEKNQQGAAPAYGGYAGYTATQQQPDPYASQPGPGSYSNQPTAAGNYGNPPPSKDSSAASGTTGDYGANYGGGPYVYNGVPSESSGSMGQSYAQEASGYGPQRVTFTNGYSAQAVPQVFLSLSSEVTHF, via the exons ATGGCTCAGGGAGAAGAAATCGG GAAGGTTTTTGTAGGTGGCCTTAGTTGGGAGAGCTCCCAGGACAGTTTACGACAACACTTTGCAAAGTTTGGGGAGGTTGTAGACTGTGTCATCATGACGGATCCAGTCACACAGAGATCGAGAGGTTTTGGGTTTGTGAAATTTAAAGATCCAACATGTGTAGAGACTGTTCTATCAAGTGGCCCACACATTTTGGATGGAAGGACG ATTGACCCAAAGGCATGCACACCAAGAAGTCAACAGCAGAAGAGCCGACAGACAGGAAGTTTCACCGGACGAGTAAAAAAGGTGTTCATAGGCGGCATTCCTCCCAATTGCAATGAGGACGACATTAATAATTTCTTTTCACAGTTTGGTAAG GTAACAGAGTTCATCATGATGTATGATCAACAGCAGAAAAGGCCGCGTG GCTTTGGCTTTTTGTCGTTCGAGAACGAGGACATCGTGGAGAAAGTGTGCAGTATACGATACCACACCATCAATGGCAAAACG GTGGAGTGTAAGAAAGCTGAGCCACGAGATTCCAGGCCATCCCAtcaaaatgcacatcaccagcATCCTCACGGACCTCCTCCAATGTCTGTACAAGGTGGTCCAGGCTGGGGTCCAGGCATGGGACGAGGGGGAGGACCACCTCATGGACAGCCTCATGGTGGGTATGGCCAGGGTGGTTGGCATGCGCCCCCACAGCCAAGTGGATATGGCCCTCCACAAG GGTTTGGAGGACAACAGGGTGGCTTCCCTGCTCCCGGAGGTCGAGGTGGGGCTCACCCACCTCCAGCAGGTACACCTGTTTCTTTTGCTGCAGGTGGCTATGCTAGCCCCCCTCCAGGCAGCTATGGACCCCCTCCGCCAGGCACTTACTCGGCACCACCAAGTGGGTATGGCCAGCCACCAACCCCCCAGCCACAGCCAACATATG GAGAAAAGAACAAGCCCGGTGGTGGTTATTCCGAGAAAAACCAGCAAG GTGCTGCCCCTGCTTACGGCGGATACGCTGGCTACACTGCCACACAACAGCAACCCGACCCGTACGCCAGCCAGCCTGGTCCCGGCAGCTATAGCAACCAACCAACAGCAGCTGGTAACTATGGCAACCCACCTCCCAGCAAAGATAGCAGTGCCGCCAGTGGCACTACTGGTGACTATGGTGCTAATTATGGTGGTGGGCCATATG TTTACAATGGTGTTCCTTCAGAATCATCAG GGTCAATGGGTCAAAGCTATGCACAGGAAGCATCTGGATACGGGCCCCAGCGTGTGACTTTCACTAATGGCTACTCTGCACAGGCTGTGCCACAAG tatttttgtCCCTTTCTTCAGAGGTAACACATTTTTGA